In Bacteroides coprosuis DSM 18011, the following are encoded in one genomic region:
- a CDS encoding Chaperone protein dnaK (COGs: COG0443 Molecular chaperone~HAMAP: Chaperone DnaK~InterPro IPR012725:IPR013126~KEGG: bvu:BVU_2382 molecular chaperone DnaK~PFAM: Heat shock protein 70~SPTR: Chaperone protein dnaK;~TIGRFAM: Chaperone DnaK~IMG reference gene:2504107943~PFAM: Hsp70 protein~TIGRFAM: chaperone protein DnaK) → MGKIIGIDLGTTNSCVSVFEGNEPVVITNSEGKRTTPSIVAFIDGGERKVGDPAKRQAITNPQRTISSIKRFMGENWDQVQKEVNRVPYKVVKGDNNTPRVDIDGRLYTPQEISAMTLQKMKKTAEDYLGQEVTEAVITVPAYFSDSQRQATKEAGQIAGLEVKRIVNEPTAAALAYGIDKAHKDMKIAVFDLGGGTFDISILEFGGGVFEVLSTNGDTHLGGDDFDQVIIDWLVDEFKKDEGADLSKDPMALQRLKEAAEKAKIELSSATSTEINLPYIMPVDGVPKHLVKSLTRAQFEALAHGLIQACLEPCKKAMSDASLSNSDIDEVILVGGSTRIPAVQKIVQDFFGKAPSKGVNPDEVVAIGAAVQGAVLTDEIKGVVLLDVTPLSMGIETLGGVMTKLIDANTTIPCKKTETFSTAADNQTEVTIHVLQGERPMAAQNKTIGNFNLTGLAPARRGVPQIEVSFDIDANGILKVSAKDKATGKEQSIRIEASSGLSKEEIEKMKAEAEANAEADQKEREKIDKLNQADSVIFQTENQLKELGDKLPADKKAPIEAALTKLKEAHKSQDIAAIDAAMAEVNTAFQAASAEMYAQSGQAGAQPGADAGAQGGQSNAGNSGSNDQGENVQDADFEEVK, encoded by the coding sequence AAACTCTTGCGTTTCTGTATTTGAAGGAAACGAACCTGTAGTAATTACAAATAGTGAAGGTAAAAGAACTACTCCATCAATTGTAGCTTTTATTGATGGTGGAGAACGTAAAGTAGGTGATCCTGCAAAACGTCAGGCAATCACAAACCCACAAAGAACTATCTCTTCTATTAAGAGATTTATGGGTGAAAACTGGGACCAAGTTCAAAAAGAAGTGAATCGTGTTCCTTATAAAGTAGTAAAAGGCGACAACAATACACCTCGTGTAGATATTGATGGTCGTTTATATACACCTCAAGAAATTTCAGCAATGACTCTTCAAAAAATGAAGAAAACTGCCGAAGATTATCTTGGACAAGAGGTAACTGAAGCAGTAATTACTGTTCCTGCTTATTTCTCAGACTCACAACGTCAAGCTACTAAAGAAGCAGGTCAAATTGCTGGTTTAGAAGTAAAGCGTATTGTTAATGAGCCTACTGCTGCTGCACTAGCTTATGGTATAGATAAAGCTCATAAAGATATGAAAATCGCTGTATTCGACCTTGGTGGTGGTACATTCGATATTTCAATCCTTGAGTTTGGTGGTGGTGTGTTCGAAGTATTATCAACTAATGGTGATACTCACTTAGGTGGTGATGACTTTGACCAAGTTATTATAGATTGGTTAGTTGATGAATTTAAGAAAGATGAAGGAGCTGATTTATCAAAAGATCCTATGGCTCTTCAACGTCTAAAAGAAGCAGCTGAAAAAGCTAAGATTGAATTATCATCTGCTACTTCAACAGAAATCAACTTACCATACATTATGCCAGTTGATGGTGTGCCAAAGCACTTAGTTAAATCTTTAACAAGAGCTCAGTTTGAAGCATTAGCTCACGGTTTAATTCAAGCTTGTCTTGAACCATGTAAGAAGGCAATGAGTGATGCAAGTTTGAGTAATTCAGATATAGATGAAGTAATTCTTGTTGGTGGTTCAACCCGTATACCAGCTGTACAAAAGATTGTTCAAGATTTCTTTGGTAAAGCTCCTTCTAAAGGTGTAAACCCAGATGAAGTGGTAGCAATTGGTGCTGCTGTACAAGGTGCTGTGTTAACAGACGAAATTAAAGGTGTTGTATTATTGGATGTTACTCCATTATCAATGGGTATTGAAACTCTTGGTGGTGTAATGACTAAATTGATTGATGCAAACACTACTATACCTTGTAAGAAAACAGAAACATTCTCAACTGCTGCTGATAACCAAACAGAAGTTACTATTCATGTGCTTCAAGGTGAACGTCCAATGGCTGCACAAAATAAAACTATTGGAAACTTTAATCTAACAGGTTTAGCTCCTGCTCGTCGTGGTGTTCCTCAAATTGAGGTTAGCTTTGATATTGATGCTAATGGTATCTTAAAAGTATCGGCTAAAGATAAAGCAACTGGTAAAGAACAATCAATACGTATCGAAGCTTCATCGGGCTTAAGTAAAGAAGAAATTGAAAAGATGAAAGCTGAGGCTGAAGCAAATGCTGAAGCTGACCAAAAAGAACGCGAAAAGATTGATAAATTGAACCAAGCAGATAGTGTTATTTTCCAAACAGAAAATCAATTGAAAGAACTTGGTGATAAGCTTCCAGCAGATAAGAAAGCTCCTATTGAAGCTGCTCTTACTAAGCTAAAAGAAGCACATAAGAGTCAAGATATTGCTGCAATTGATGCTGCTATGGCAGAAGTTAATACTGCTTTCCAAGCTGCAAGTGCTGAAATGTACGCTCAGAGTGGTCAAGCAGGTGCTCAGCCAGGTGCAGATGCAGGTGCTCAAGGAGGTCAGTCCAACGCTGGTAATTCAGGTTCTAATGACCAAGGAGAAAATGTTCAAGATGCAGATTTTGAAGAGGTGAAATAA